A portion of the Bacillus thuringiensis genome contains these proteins:
- the ribD gene encoding bifunctional diaminohydroxyphosphoribosylaminopyrimidine deaminase/5-amino-6-(5-phosphoribosylamino)uracil reductase RibD, which translates to MTDQEYMRIALLLAEGTSGQTSPNPMVGAVVVKDGNIVGMGAHLRAGEEHAEVHALQMAGQNAKDATVYVTLEPCSHFGKTPPCCELLIEKGVKRVVIATLDCNPLVSGNGKRRLEEARIEVTTGVLEAEAVLLNRYFFHYMKTKRPFVTIKTAMSLDGKTATVTGESKWITGEEARADVHQYRHTHDAILVGVNTVIADNPHLTTRIPNGGKHPIRVVLDTHLRTPPSSHVITDGLAPTWIIVGKDVKKEKISSYESKNIAIFQMETKHIEIEDLLSFLGEKQILSLFVEGGQSIHASFLKTNNFNEIVTYISPKLIGGKDAPTLFGGNGFSKLQDALSLKIQEMKQIGDDIKIVANARNEVTECLQEL; encoded by the coding sequence ATGACAGATCAAGAATATATGAGGATTGCCCTGCTGTTAGCAGAAGGAACATCAGGACAAACAAGTCCAAATCCTATGGTTGGTGCTGTTGTTGTAAAAGATGGAAACATCGTTGGTATGGGGGCTCATTTACGAGCTGGTGAAGAACACGCAGAAGTTCATGCCCTTCAAATGGCTGGTCAGAACGCCAAAGACGCTACCGTTTATGTAACACTGGAACCGTGTAGCCACTTTGGAAAAACACCACCTTGTTGTGAATTGCTCATCGAAAAAGGAGTTAAGCGTGTTGTAATTGCTACTCTCGATTGTAATCCGCTCGTTTCTGGTAATGGAAAAAGAAGATTAGAGGAAGCTAGAATTGAAGTAACTACCGGTGTTCTTGAAGCAGAAGCAGTTTTATTAAATCGCTACTTTTTTCACTACATGAAAACGAAACGCCCTTTTGTAACAATAAAAACAGCGATGAGCTTAGATGGAAAAACAGCAACTGTAACTGGTGAAAGTAAGTGGATTACAGGTGAAGAAGCACGTGCTGATGTTCACCAATATCGCCATACACATGATGCAATTCTTGTTGGAGTAAATACAGTTATAGCTGATAACCCACATTTAACAACAAGAATTCCAAATGGTGGGAAACACCCTATTCGCGTTGTTTTAGATACCCATTTACGAACACCACCATCTTCTCATGTCATAACAGATGGTTTAGCACCGACATGGATTATTGTCGGTAAGGATGTAAAGAAAGAGAAGATATCTTCTTATGAATCTAAAAATATAGCTATATTCCAAATGGAAACGAAGCATATAGAAATTGAGGACCTTCTTTCCTTTCTTGGAGAAAAACAAATTCTTTCTCTATTCGTTGAAGGTGGCCAATCGATTCATGCAAGTTTCTTAAAAACAAACAATTTTAATGAAATTGTAACCTATATAAGCCCGAAATTAATTGGTGGGAAAGATGCTCCTACTTTATTTGGAGGAAATGGTTTTTCAAAATTACAAGATGCGCTTTCCTTGAAAATTCAAGAGATGAAACAAATTGGTGATGATATAAAAATTGTTGCGAATGCCCGAAACGAGGTGACGGAATGTTTACAGGAATTGTAG
- the ribE gene encoding riboflavin synthase subunit alpha — protein sequence MFTGIVDELGTIANMQQSGEAMKLTIHAKKILSDIHLGDSIAVNGICLTVTSFTTNSFTVDAMPETMQSTSLRMLKPHSKVNLERAMAANGRFGGHFVSGHIDGIGTILNKKQHYNAVYYKIAISDELLRYCLHKGSIAVDGTSLTIFDIDESSITISLIPHTVSESVIGEKNAGDIVNIECDMIGKYIERFITKPTKRVGSMTESFLQENGFL from the coding sequence ATGTTTACAGGAATTGTAGACGAATTAGGAACGATAGCAAACATGCAACAAAGCGGAGAAGCGATGAAATTAACGATTCATGCAAAGAAAATTTTATCAGATATTCACTTAGGTGATAGTATCGCGGTGAACGGTATTTGCTTAACTGTAACAAGCTTTACAACTAATTCATTTACAGTTGATGCAATGCCTGAAACGATGCAGTCGACATCACTTCGCATGCTTAAACCCCACTCTAAAGTAAATTTAGAGCGAGCAATGGCTGCAAACGGACGATTCGGTGGACATTTCGTTTCAGGACATATTGATGGCATCGGAACGATTTTAAATAAAAAACAACATTACAATGCCGTCTATTACAAAATAGCAATTTCTGATGAACTGCTGCGCTATTGTTTGCATAAAGGATCCATTGCTGTTGATGGAACGAGTTTAACGATATTTGATATAGACGAATCTTCCATAACGATTTCACTCATCCCGCACACAGTAAGCGAATCTGTCATTGGAGAAAAAAATGCCGGAGATATCGTAAACATTGAGTGTGACATGATTGGTAAATATATCGAACGCTTTATTACTAAACCTACAAAACGAGTAGGTTCAATGACTGAAAGCTTTTTACAAGAAAATGGATTTCTATAA
- the ribBA gene encoding bifunctional 3,4-dihydroxy-2-butanone 4-phosphate synthase/GTP cyclohydrolase II — translation MFHRIEEALEDLKQGKVVIVCDDENRENEGDFIALAEYITPETINFMITHGRGLVCVPITAGYAERLQLEPMVSHNTDSHHTAFTVSIDHVSTTTGISAHERATTIQELLNPASKGADFNRPGHIFPLIAKEGGVLRRAGHTEAAVDLAKLCGAEPAGVICEIINEDGTMARVTDLIECAKQFDIKMITIEDLIAYRRHHETLVMREVEITLPTDFGTFHAIGYSNSLDTKEHIALVKGDISIGEPVLVRVHSECLTGDVFGSHRCDCGPQLHAALAQIEREGKGVLLYMRQEGRGIGLLNKLRAYKLQEEGFDTVEANEELGFPADLRDYGIGAQILKDLGLQSLRLLTNNPRKIAGLQGYDLEVVERVPLQMPAKEENKSYLQTKVNKLGHLLNL, via the coding sequence ATGTTTCATCGTATTGAAGAAGCTCTAGAAGATTTAAAACAAGGTAAAGTCGTTATCGTATGTGATGATGAAAACCGAGAAAATGAAGGCGATTTTATTGCTTTAGCAGAGTACATTACACCAGAAACAATTAATTTTATGATTACACATGGCCGTGGTCTCGTTTGTGTACCGATTACAGCAGGGTACGCAGAACGTCTACAATTAGAACCAATGGTATCTCATAATACAGATTCACATCATACTGCGTTTACAGTGAGCATTGACCATGTTTCTACAACAACAGGGATTAGCGCTCACGAACGTGCAACTACGATACAAGAATTGTTAAACCCCGCATCAAAAGGCGCTGATTTCAATCGACCTGGACATATCTTTCCATTAATTGCGAAAGAAGGCGGTGTCCTGCGTCGTGCAGGTCATACAGAAGCTGCTGTTGATTTAGCGAAGCTATGCGGTGCCGAACCAGCTGGAGTTATTTGCGAGATTATAAATGAGGACGGCACGATGGCACGTGTAACTGATTTAATAGAATGCGCAAAACAATTTGATATAAAAATGATTACAATAGAAGATTTAATTGCTTACCGCCGCCATCATGAAACACTTGTGATGAGAGAGGTGGAAATTACATTACCTACAGATTTCGGTACTTTCCACGCAATTGGCTATTCTAACTCATTAGATACGAAAGAACATATCGCACTTGTAAAAGGTGATATTTCAATAGGTGAACCGGTACTTGTGCGTGTTCATTCTGAATGCTTAACAGGAGATGTATTCGGTTCACATCGCTGCGATTGCGGACCACAACTCCATGCAGCACTTGCTCAAATTGAGCGTGAAGGAAAAGGTGTTCTTCTTTATATGAGACAAGAAGGAAGAGGCATTGGGCTTCTTAATAAGCTTCGTGCTTATAAATTACAAGAAGAAGGATTCGATACTGTAGAAGCAAATGAAGAACTCGGCTTCCCTGCTGATCTTCGTGATTACGGTATCGGTGCACAAATATTAAAAGATTTAGGTTTACAAAGTTTACGATTATTAACGAATAACCCAAGAAAAATTGCTGGCTTACAAGGTTACGATTTAGAAGTAGTCGAGCGTGTACCGTTGCAAATGCCAGCAAAAGAAGAGAATAAATCGTATTTACAAACGAAAGTAAACAAATTAGGACACTTACTAAACTTATAA
- the ribH gene encoding 6,7-dimethyl-8-ribityllumazine synthase, with the protein MVFEGHLVGTGLKVGVVVGRFNEFITSKLLGGALDGLKRHGVEENDIDVAWVPGAFEIPLIAKKMASSGKYDAVITLGTVIRGATTHYDYVCNEVAKGVASLSLQMDIPVIFGVLTTETIEQAIERAGTKAGNKGYESAVAAIEMAHLSKQWA; encoded by the coding sequence ATGGTATTCGAAGGTCATTTAGTTGGTACAGGATTAAAAGTTGGAGTTGTTGTTGGACGTTTTAACGAATTTATTACAAGTAAGTTACTTGGCGGCGCTTTAGACGGATTAAAGCGTCACGGTGTAGAAGAAAATGATATTGATGTTGCTTGGGTTCCTGGTGCATTTGAAATTCCTTTAATCGCTAAAAAGATGGCTAGTAGCGGAAAGTATGATGCGGTTATTACATTAGGTACTGTAATCCGAGGTGCTACAACTCACTACGATTACGTTTGTAATGAAGTAGCAAAAGGTGTTGCGTCTTTATCACTACAAATGGACATCCCAGTTATTTTCGGCGTATTAACGACAGAAACAATTGAACAAGCGATTGAACGCGCAGGTACGAAAGCTGGTAATAAAGGATATGAATCAGCTGTTGCTGCAATTGAAATGGCTCACTTATCAAAACAATGGGCATAA
- the bioB gene encoding biotin synthase, with product MKQVQTKRDWKKIAYDVVEEKMITKEDAIAILEADDTEVLEIMNAAYIIRHHHFGKKVKLNMIINTKSGLCPEDCGYCSQSIISEAPIDKYAWLTQEKIVEGAHEAIRRKAGTYCIVASGRRPTDKEVNHVIGAVKEIRETTDLKICCCLGFLNEDQAGRLAEAGVHRYNHNLNTHENNYDSICSTHTYDDRVDTVQKAKQAGISPCSGAIFGMGETIEERAEIAFELQRIDADSIPCNFLVAVKGTPLEGQKELTPVECLKVLAMMRFVNPTKEIRISGGREINLRSVQPIGLFAANSIFVGDYLTTAGQEPTADWGMIADLGFEIEECAL from the coding sequence ATGAAACAAGTACAAACAAAAAGGGATTGGAAAAAAATTGCATACGACGTAGTGGAAGAGAAGATGATTACGAAAGAAGATGCGATAGCGATATTAGAAGCTGATGATACAGAAGTTTTAGAAATTATGAATGCAGCTTACATTATTCGCCATCATCACTTTGGTAAGAAAGTAAAATTGAATATGATTATTAATACGAAATCTGGATTATGTCCTGAAGATTGTGGATATTGCTCACAGTCTATTATTTCAGAAGCGCCGATTGATAAATATGCATGGTTAACGCAGGAGAAGATTGTAGAAGGGGCACATGAAGCAATACGCCGTAAAGCAGGTACATATTGTATTGTAGCATCTGGTCGTCGTCCGACGGATAAAGAGGTAAATCACGTAATTGGAGCAGTTAAGGAAATTCGTGAAACGACAGATTTGAAGATTTGTTGTTGTTTAGGTTTCTTAAATGAAGATCAAGCAGGACGTTTAGCGGAAGCGGGCGTGCATCGTTATAACCACAACTTAAATACACATGAAAATAATTACGATAGTATTTGTTCAACTCATACGTATGATGATCGTGTTGATACAGTTCAAAAAGCGAAACAAGCGGGCATTTCTCCATGCTCTGGAGCGATTTTTGGCATGGGAGAAACAATTGAAGAGCGTGCTGAAATTGCATTTGAATTACAACGTATAGATGCAGATTCTATCCCTTGTAATTTCCTTGTTGCTGTAAAGGGAACACCTCTTGAAGGGCAAAAAGAGTTAACGCCAGTAGAATGTTTAAAAGTACTGGCAATGATGCGTTTTGTAAACCCAACAAAAGAAATTCGTATTTCAGGAGGACGTGAAATCAATTTACGTTCTGTACAGCCAATCGGTTTATTTGCAGCAAATTCTATTTTTGTCGGGGACTACTTAACGACAGCTGGACAAGAGCCGACTGCAGACTGGGGTATGATTGCAGATTTAGGATTTGAGATTGAAGAGTGTGCATTATAA
- the bioC gene encoding malonyl-ACP O-methyltransferase BioC: MINKTLLQKRFNGAAVSYDRYANVQKKMAHSLLSILKERYSETASIRILELGCGTGYVTEQLSKLFPKAHITAVDFAESMIAIAQTRQNVKNVTFHCEDIERLRLEESYDVIISNATFQWLNNLQQVLRNLFHHLSIDGILLFSTFGHETFQELHTSFQRAKEERNIKNETSIGQRFYSKDQLLHICKIETGDVHVSETCYIESFTEVKEFLHSIRKVGATNSNEGSYCQSPSLFRAMLRIYERDFTGNEGIMATYHALFMHITKEGKR; encoded by the coding sequence ATGATCAACAAAACGTTACTACAAAAACGGTTTAATGGGGCAGCCGTATCTTACGATCGATATGCAAATGTACAAAAAAAGATGGCACATTCATTACTTTCAATCTTAAAGGAACGATATAGTGAAACGGCATCGATACGTATTTTAGAACTGGGGTGCGGGACGGGGTATGTAACAGAGCAATTATCAAAGTTATTTCCGAAAGCACATATTACAGCAGTTGATTTTGCTGAAAGTATGATTGCGATTGCGCAAACTAGACAAAATGTAAAAAATGTAACGTTTCACTGTGAAGATATTGAGCGATTACGATTAGAAGAATCATATGATGTCATTATTTCAAATGCTACATTTCAATGGTTAAATAATTTACAACAAGTGTTAAGAAATTTATTTCATCATTTGTCTATAGATGGGATATTACTCTTTTCAACGTTTGGACATGAAACATTTCAAGAATTGCATACTTCGTTCCAACGTGCGAAAGAAGAAAGAAATATAAAAAATGAAACATCGATTGGTCAACGTTTTTATTCAAAAGATCAGTTGCTTCATATATGCAAGATAGAAACAGGGGATGTGCATGTTTCTGAAACATGTTACATAGAGAGTTTTACAGAAGTTAAGGAGTTTCTGCATTCTATTCGAAAAGTAGGAGCGACTAATAGCAATGAAGGATCATATTGTCAAAGTCCCTCACTCTTTCGTGCGATGCTGCGCATATACGAAAGAGACTTCACGGGAAATGAAGGGATAATGGCAACGTATCATGCTTTATTTATGCATATAACAAAAGAGGGGAAGAGATGA
- a CDS encoding alpha/beta fold hydrolase, with protein MKELKIIFIPGWGMEENIWDLVLPYFKGYSVQCIDWRNVNERSEFAERIIDVAHNDNVILVGWSLGALAAVEAYKKIKAKGIVLIGGTAKFTNTSDYSNGWNALHVERLKRNLARRKEDTLKRFYENMFTKDELKENKNFEDIVDRFKGDSIQSLQLGLDYLIETDMREELKEIKVPILLIHGEQDVICPLSAARSMTENSSSELKVVSEAGHALCVTNFEYCVNEIIQFVEGIRHDQQNVTTKTV; from the coding sequence ATGAAAGAGCTAAAGATTATTTTTATCCCCGGATGGGGAATGGAAGAGAATATTTGGGATTTAGTACTTCCGTATTTTAAAGGATATTCTGTTCAATGCATAGATTGGCGTAATGTGAACGAACGAAGTGAATTTGCGGAACGAATTATAGATGTAGCGCATAATGACAACGTAATTTTAGTTGGATGGTCACTAGGAGCGTTAGCAGCAGTTGAAGCTTATAAAAAGATTAAGGCAAAAGGCATCGTATTAATTGGTGGTACTGCTAAATTTACAAATACGAGCGATTACAGTAACGGATGGAATGCTTTGCATGTAGAGCGGCTGAAAAGGAATTTGGCGAGAAGGAAAGAAGATACGCTCAAGCGGTTTTATGAAAATATGTTTACGAAAGATGAGCTAAAAGAGAATAAAAACTTTGAAGACATTGTAGACCGTTTTAAAGGTGATTCTATTCAGTCTTTACAACTAGGTTTGGATTATTTAATAGAAACAGATATGAGAGAAGAACTAAAAGAAATTAAAGTACCTATACTACTTATTCACGGAGAACAGGATGTAATATGCCCATTGTCTGCGGCACGTAGTATGACGGAGAATAGCAGTAGCGAGCTGAAAGTAGTAAGTGAAGCAGGGCATGCGTTATGTGTAACGAATTTTGAATATTGTGTAAATGAGATAATTCAATTTGTAGAGGGGATACGACATGATCAACAAAACGTTACTACAAAAACGGTTTAA
- the bioF gene encoding 8-amino-7-oxononanoate synthase: MNQTWRAHLQSKLQQLHEQGQYRDLHVTEKAEETWLIRDKKRMLNLASNNYLGLAGDERLKEAAIACTKRYGTGATASRLVVGNHPLYEEVERSICDWKGTERALIVNSGYTANIGAISSLASRHDIVFSDKLNHASIVDGIILSGAEHKRYRHNDLDHLEKLLKMASPEKRKLIVTDTVFSMDGDTAYLRDLVQLKEKYGAIIIVDEAHASGIYGIGGAGLSHIEKNLAQKIDIHMGTFSKALGCYGAYLTGDEIYIEYLQNMMRSFIFTTALPPSTLGAVQKAIEIVKEDNERRENLIANGEYFRTKLRDAGFDIGNSSTHIVPIVVGSNEHALRFSKRLQEAGIAAIAIRPPTVPVHSSRIRFAVTSQHTIADLKWAIDRIIHIAKEEEIFV; the protein is encoded by the coding sequence ATGAATCAAACGTGGCGGGCGCACCTTCAATCTAAATTACAACAATTACATGAGCAAGGGCAGTATCGTGATTTGCATGTAACAGAGAAGGCAGAAGAGACTTGGCTTATTCGAGATAAAAAAAGGATGTTAAATTTAGCGTCAAATAATTATTTAGGGTTAGCTGGAGATGAAAGGTTAAAAGAAGCTGCTATTGCCTGTACAAAAAGATATGGAACTGGAGCGACTGCCTCCCGCCTTGTTGTAGGAAATCATCCATTATATGAAGAGGTTGAGAGAAGCATATGTGACTGGAAAGGTACTGAAAGAGCTTTAATTGTAAATAGTGGATATACGGCAAATATAGGTGCCATATCTTCTTTAGCCTCTCGGCACGATATTGTTTTTAGTGATAAGTTAAATCACGCAAGTATTGTTGATGGAATCATATTAAGCGGGGCAGAGCATAAAAGGTATCGTCATAATGATTTGGATCATTTAGAGAAGTTGTTGAAAATGGCTTCGCCTGAAAAAAGGAAATTAATCGTAACAGATACCGTTTTTAGTATGGATGGTGATACTGCGTATTTGAGAGATTTAGTACAGCTGAAAGAGAAATACGGGGCAATCATTATAGTCGATGAAGCACATGCGAGTGGAATATATGGAATCGGCGGAGCTGGGTTATCGCATATAGAAAAAAATCTTGCTCAAAAAATTGATATACATATGGGGACGTTTAGCAAGGCTTTAGGGTGTTATGGTGCGTATTTGACAGGTGATGAAATTTATATAGAGTATTTACAAAATATGATGAGAAGCTTTATTTTTACTACAGCTTTACCACCAAGTACGTTAGGAGCGGTGCAAAAAGCAATTGAAATTGTAAAAGAAGATAACGAAAGAAGAGAGAACCTTATAGCAAATGGAGAATACTTCAGAACTAAATTAAGGGATGCTGGTTTTGATATTGGGAATAGCTCAACTCATATTGTACCGATTGTAGTCGGTTCAAATGAACATGCTTTACGGTTTAGTAAAAGGTTGCAAGAGGCAGGGATTGCGGCCATTGCAATTCGTCCGCCAACTGTGCCGGTTCATAGTTCTCGAATTCGCTTTGCAGTTACATCGCAACATACAATAGCTGATTTAAAATGGGCTATTGACCGAATTATTCACATTGCGAAAGAAGAGGAGATTTTCGTATGA
- the bioD gene encoding dethiobiotin synthase: MSGFFITATDTEVGKTVVAGAMAGVFRELGYNVGVYKPLQSGHVASNPEGDAARLKVLSGVPTQENEICPYSIEEPLAPRLAMKRAGRVVKLKEITDYYNELLKEFNSLFVEGAGGLAVPYTEDALVIDFATELQLPLIVVARPTLGTVNHTVLTIAYAKAHGLTIAGVILSGCKECEMERVQENKEMIEELSGVPVLGLLPFFAGEFTKEEVLEAAKEHIMISKLEEFIQNESNVAGAPSI, encoded by the coding sequence ATGAGTGGTTTTTTCATAACAGCAACTGATACTGAAGTTGGAAAAACAGTAGTTGCAGGTGCTATGGCAGGTGTATTTAGAGAATTAGGATATAACGTAGGGGTATATAAACCGTTGCAAAGTGGGCATGTTGCATCAAACCCTGAGGGAGATGCGGCAAGGTTAAAAGTACTATCAGGTGTACCGACACAAGAAAATGAAATTTGCCCTTATTCTATTGAAGAACCACTTGCTCCGAGACTTGCCATGAAAAGAGCTGGAAGAGTAGTAAAGTTAAAAGAAATTACTGATTACTATAATGAACTATTAAAAGAGTTTAATAGCTTATTTGTAGAAGGAGCAGGTGGGCTTGCTGTCCCATATACAGAAGATGCTTTAGTAATTGATTTTGCAACAGAATTACAGTTGCCTCTTATTGTAGTAGCTCGTCCTACATTAGGAACAGTAAATCATACAGTGTTAACGATTGCTTACGCAAAGGCGCATGGCTTAACCATAGCGGGTGTCATTTTATCAGGTTGCAAAGAATGTGAAATGGAAAGAGTGCAAGAAAATAAAGAGATGATTGAAGAGCTGAGCGGGGTACCAGTTTTAGGATTATTGCCATTCTTTGCAGGTGAGTTTACGAAAGAAGAAGTATTAGAAGCTGCAAAAGAACATATTATGATTTCAAAATTAGAGGAGTTTATCCAAAATGAATCAAACGTGGCGGGCGCACCTTCAATCTAA
- the bioA gene encoding adenosylmethionine--8-amino-7-oxononanoate transaminase: protein MLTIFINKLTLGVAIVTINSKTIEKSSYTYEELAEKNKAYVWHPFTQMKDYLEEDPVIIERGEGRKLYDVNGNEYWDGVSSIWLNVHGHQVPELDEAIREQLNKIAHSTMLGLANVPSILLAEKIIEVVPDGLKKVFYSDSGSTAVEIAIKMAFQYWQHKGKPKKQRFVTLKEAYHGDTIGAVSVGAIDLFHQVYSSLLFDAIKMPYPYTYRSPYGNNKEEIVKSHLEEMEELLKEKHEEVAAIIVEPLMQGAGGMITMPKGYLKGLRDLCTKYNVLFITDEVATGFGRTGKMFACEHENVTPDILTAGKGLTGGYLPIAVTVTTDEIYNAFLGEYEEQKTFFHGHSYTGNPLGCAVAIANLELYEKTNLIEEVARKTDYVAAQLEKLFAYKHVGDIRQCGLMVGIELVKNKETKEAFDWTERVGVQVCKRSRELGMILRPLGNTIVFMPPLASTFEEIDDMLRILYKAISDVTEGE, encoded by the coding sequence ATGTTAACTATATTTATAAACAAGTTAACATTAGGGGTGGCAATTGTGACAATAAACAGTAAAACGATTGAAAAATCATCTTATACATATGAAGAATTAGCAGAGAAAAATAAAGCTTATGTATGGCACCCATTTACACAAATGAAAGATTATTTAGAAGAAGATCCTGTCATTATTGAACGTGGAGAGGGAAGAAAACTATACGATGTAAATGGTAATGAGTATTGGGATGGTGTTTCATCTATATGGTTAAATGTTCACGGACATCAAGTACCGGAATTAGATGAAGCAATTCGTGAGCAATTAAATAAAATTGCTCATTCTACTATGTTAGGACTTGCTAACGTTCCATCTATTTTATTAGCAGAAAAAATTATTGAGGTTGTACCAGATGGATTGAAGAAGGTATTCTACTCTGATTCAGGTTCTACCGCTGTTGAAATTGCAATTAAGATGGCTTTCCAATATTGGCAGCATAAAGGGAAACCAAAGAAACAAAGATTCGTTACATTAAAAGAAGCATATCACGGTGATACAATTGGAGCTGTTTCAGTAGGAGCAATAGACTTGTTTCACCAAGTGTATAGTTCGCTCTTATTTGATGCGATTAAAATGCCGTATCCATATACATATCGTTCTCCTTACGGAAATAATAAGGAGGAAATTGTAAAAAGCCATTTAGAAGAAATGGAAGAATTGTTGAAAGAAAAGCATGAAGAAGTAGCTGCCATCATTGTAGAGCCATTAATGCAAGGTGCTGGCGGAATGATTACAATGCCAAAAGGATATTTAAAAGGACTGCGCGATTTATGTACAAAGTACAATGTATTATTTATTACAGATGAGGTAGCGACTGGATTTGGGCGTACAGGGAAAATGTTTGCGTGTGAACATGAAAATGTGACGCCAGACATTTTAACTGCTGGGAAAGGTTTAACAGGTGGATATTTACCAATTGCAGTTACGGTAACGACAGATGAAATATATAATGCTTTCTTAGGAGAATATGAAGAACAAAAAACATTTTTCCATGGACATAGCTACACAGGCAATCCGTTAGGGTGTGCCGTAGCAATCGCGAATCTAGAACTATATGAAAAAACAAATTTAATAGAAGAAGTGGCACGTAAAACGGATTATGTGGCAGCGCAATTAGAAAAGCTCTTTGCGTATAAACATGTAGGTGATATTCGTCAGTGCGGATTAATGGTTGGTATTGAGCTTGTGAAGAATAAGGAAACGAAAGAAGCTTTTGACTGGACAGAAAGAGTCGGTGTTCAAGTATGTAAACGCTCAAGAGAGCTGGGTATGATTTTACGACCGCTAGGTAATACGATTGTATTTATGCCGCCACTTGCTTCTACTTTTGAAGAGATTGATGATATGTTACGTATTTTATACAAGGCAATCTCGGATGTTACGGAGGGAGAATAA